A genome region from Vallitalea okinawensis includes the following:
- the rpmC gene encoding 50S ribosomal protein L29, whose translation MKTTKFVDELRNKTTEELQVELVSAKKELFNLRFQNATNQLDNTYRIKEVRRSIARIQTILTQKAQAAK comes from the coding sequence ATGAAAACTACTAAATTCGTAGATGAATTAAGAAATAAAACAACTGAAGAACTTCAAGTAGAGTTAGTAAGCGCTAAAAAGGAGTTATTCAACTTAAGATTCCAAAACGCTACTAACCAATTAGATAACACTTATAGAATTAAAGAAGTAAGAAGAAGTATTGCCAGAATTCAAACAATTTTAACTCAAAAAGCACAAGCTGCTAAGTAA
- the rplW gene encoding 50S ribosomal protein L23 gives MAALNYYDIILKPVITERSMNDMAEKKYTFLVHPEATKVQIREAVEKMFDGVKVTRVNTMNKQGKNKRRGMTSGKTAKTKKAIVKLTEDSKDIDFFEGL, from the coding sequence ATGGCAGCTTTAAACTATTATGATATTATCTTAAAACCTGTTATCACTGAGAGATCAATGAACGATATGGCAGAGAAGAAATACACTTTCCTTGTTCATCCTGAAGCGACTAAAGTTCAAATCAGAGAAGCTGTTGAAAAAATGTTTGATGGTGTTAAAGTTACTCGCGTTAACACAATGAACAAACAAGGTAAAAACAAGCGTAGAGGAATGACTTCCGGTAAAACAGCCAAAACAAAGAAAGCTATTGTTAAGCTTACTGAAGATAGCAAAGATATCGATTTCTTTGAAGGGTTATAA
- the rpsS gene encoding 30S ribosomal protein S19, giving the protein MGRSLKKGPFADAHLLKKIDAMNANGEKSVLKTWSRRSTIFPQMVGHTIAVHDGRKHVPVFVSEDMVGHKLGEFVMTRTYRGHGKDAEKKSRVR; this is encoded by the coding sequence ATGGGTAGATCTTTAAAAAAAGGACCATTTGCTGACGCGCATTTGCTTAAGAAAATTGATGCAATGAATGCAAATGGAGAGAAATCTGTACTCAAAACTTGGTCACGTCGTTCTACTATCTTCCCTCAAATGGTTGGACACACAATCGCTGTTCACGATGGTAGAAAACATGTACCTGTATTCGTTTCAGAAGATATGGTTGGTCATAAATTAGGTGAATTTGTTATGACAAGAACTTACCGTGGTCACGGTAAAGATGCAGAGAAAAAATCTAGAGTTCGCTAG
- a CDS encoding neutral/alkaline ceramidase codes for MKKVISLLCMLLLLVTLLPSLAFAESSDMEYLVGAGIHDITGPSAEIVMMGYADSNQSNRGIHLRQRARSFVVVDQNTDERIVYVSTDLGMAFQSVKDGVVNKLSDNGYGHLYRDQNIMINATHTHSGPGGYSHYGLYNVSTFGFIEENYDCIVNGIYESIVKAHNNLEPGYIEFNMGQCLDTNINRSPEAYEMNPEEEKALYEYNVDKNMYVLNFKNADDDLLGILNWFGVHPTSMGVDNLLISSDNKGTASYLYEKEMGTDYLSSKTFVAAFAQSNCGDSSPNIFGGPTGYGDDDFESTYEAGRIQYEKAKELSDTATKRLTGPIAFRHQYVDFSNLTIAPEYADGEERYTYPGCMGYSFARGAEDNPTDLPGFYEGMTQPEYGLDSADNYIDNVQGLLNLAPKFNQINGARYPELWELHYPKPILFATCKAEPDPWTPQIIPVQLFTIGDFAILGVPAEVTTMSGRRLKNAVEEAFLELTGDYYTAVVSGHSNSYTSYLTTPEEYDAQHYEGASTQFGKWTLSGYLQQFYQLATSIVEGSTVPSGPHPPDLSDEQVTFETGVLYDGLPIARDFGDLKTDVETSYHKGDTVTASFWSGHPRNDLRTGNSFLEVQYKDGDKWITIAYDWDWDTKYHWKRRSVIAGTSESIIEWTIPDDALLGTYRVKHNGAYKSITGIYQYEGYSSEFIVE; via the coding sequence ATGAAAAAAGTTATTTCTCTACTTTGCATGCTCTTATTACTCGTTACACTATTGCCCTCACTTGCGTTTGCTGAATCATCAGACATGGAATACCTTGTTGGTGCCGGTATCCACGATATTACTGGTCCATCTGCAGAAATTGTTATGATGGGTTATGCGGATTCCAATCAATCTAATAGAGGTATTCATTTACGTCAAAGAGCCCGTTCTTTCGTCGTAGTTGATCAAAATACGGATGAACGTATTGTCTATGTAAGTACAGACTTAGGTATGGCTTTTCAATCTGTAAAAGATGGTGTAGTCAATAAATTATCGGATAACGGGTACGGACATCTGTATAGGGATCAGAACATTATGATTAACGCTACCCATACCCATAGCGGTCCTGGTGGATACTCACATTATGGTTTGTACAACGTCTCCACTTTCGGTTTTATTGAAGAAAATTATGATTGCATTGTTAATGGTATTTATGAATCCATTGTCAAAGCTCATAATAACTTAGAACCTGGGTACATCGAGTTCAATATGGGTCAATGTTTGGATACCAACATTAATCGTTCCCCTGAAGCCTATGAGATGAATCCAGAAGAAGAAAAAGCTCTTTATGAGTATAATGTTGATAAAAACATGTATGTATTGAATTTTAAAAATGCTGATGATGATTTGCTAGGCATTCTAAACTGGTTTGGTGTACATCCAACTTCAATGGGTGTTGATAATCTGTTAATTTCTAGTGATAATAAAGGGACTGCTTCTTATCTCTATGAAAAAGAAATGGGCACAGATTATTTGTCTAGTAAGACATTTGTAGCTGCCTTTGCTCAGAGTAATTGTGGTGATTCTTCTCCAAATATATTTGGAGGACCAACGGGTTATGGGGATGATGATTTCGAGAGTACCTACGAAGCTGGTCGCATTCAATACGAAAAAGCCAAAGAACTTTCAGATACTGCAACCAAGCGCTTAACTGGTCCCATTGCTTTTCGTCATCAATATGTCGACTTTTCTAACCTGACCATTGCGCCTGAATATGCTGATGGTGAAGAACGCTATACCTATCCTGGTTGTATGGGATACTCTTTTGCTAGAGGCGCAGAAGATAACCCAACAGATTTACCTGGTTTTTATGAAGGCATGACACAACCTGAATATGGATTGGACAGTGCAGATAATTATATTGATAACGTTCAAGGACTTCTCAATCTAGCACCCAAATTTAATCAAATTAATGGTGCTAGATATCCTGAACTCTGGGAACTTCATTACCCAAAACCTATTCTTTTTGCAACTTGTAAGGCTGAACCAGACCCTTGGACACCTCAGATTATTCCAGTACAACTATTCACAATCGGGGATTTTGCAATTCTTGGCGTGCCAGCTGAAGTTACGACTATGTCTGGTCGTCGATTGAAAAATGCCGTTGAAGAAGCTTTCCTAGAATTAACAGGTGATTATTATACTGCTGTTGTTTCAGGGCATTCCAATTCTTATACCAGCTACCTCACCACCCCTGAAGAATATGATGCTCAGCATTATGAAGGTGCATCAACTCAATTTGGTAAGTGGACTCTATCAGGCTATCTTCAGCAATTTTATCAATTAGCTACATCTATTGTTGAAGGCAGTACTGTACCCTCAGGACCGCATCCACCGGATTTAAGTGATGAACAAGTTACTTTTGAAACAGGTGTACTTTATGATGGCTTACCAATTGCCAGGGACTTTGGAGATTTGAAGACGGATGTGGAAACTAGCTATCACAAAGGTGATACGGTGACTGCCAGTTTCTGGTCTGGTCATCCTAGAAATGATTTAAGAACTGGCAACAGTTTCTTAGAAGTGCAGTATAAAGATGGGGATAAATGGATAACTATTGCATATGATTGGGACTGGGATACAAAATATCACTGGAAAAGGCGTTCCGTCATAGCCGGTACATCAGAATCCATTATAGAATGGACTATTCCTGATGATGCTCTCTTAGGTACCTATCGTGTTAAGCACAACGGTGCTTATAAGAGTATTACAGGTATCTATCAGTATGAAGGTTATTCTAGTGAGTTTATAGTGGAGTAA
- the rpsJ gene encoding 30S ribosomal protein S10 — MANQKIRITLKAYDHQLIDQSSTKIIETAKKTGAKVSGPIPLPTKKEIVTILRAVHKYKDSREQFEQRTHKRLIDILMPSNKTVDALMRLDLPAGVDIKVDVKNN, encoded by the coding sequence ATGGCAAATCAAAAGATCAGAATTACATTAAAAGCTTATGATCATCAATTAATCGATCAATCTTCAACAAAGATTATTGAAACAGCAAAGAAGACTGGTGCTAAAGTTAGTGGGCCTATCCCATTACCAACAAAAAAAGAGATTGTTACTATTTTGAGAGCTGTACATAAGTACAAAGACTCAAGAGAACAATTCGAACAAAGAACGCATAAGAGATTAATTGATATCTTAATGCCATCAAACAAAACTGTTGACGCTTTAATGCGTTTAGATTTACCTGCAGGCGTTGACATTAAAGTTGATGTAAAAAATAATTAA
- the rplN gene encoding 50S ribosomal protein L14, giving the protein MVQQESRLKVADNTGAKELLCIRVLGGSGRRYAHVGDVIVASVKDATPGGVVKKGEVVRAVVVRTKKGVRRKDGSYIKFDQNAAVVIKDDKTPKGTRIFGPVARELREHKYMKILSLAPEVL; this is encoded by the coding sequence ATGGTCCAACAAGAAAGTAGATTAAAAGTAGCGGATAATACAGGTGCTAAAGAATTGTTATGTATCCGTGTTTTAGGCGGTTCAGGTAGAAGATACGCTCACGTTGGTGATGTAATCGTGGCTTCTGTTAAAGATGCAACACCAGGTGGCGTTGTAAAAAAAGGTGAAGTTGTAAGAGCGGTAGTTGTTAGAACTAAAAAAGGTGTAAGACGTAAAGATGGTTCTTATATCAAATTTGATCAAAACGCGGCTGTTGTAATCAAAGATGATAAAACTCCAAAAGGTACTCGTATTTTCGGACCTGTAGCTAGAGAGTTAAGAGAGCATAAATACATGAAAATTTTATCATTAGCACCAGAAGTTCTGTAA
- the rplB gene encoding 50S ribosomal protein L2 gives MAIKSYRPYTPSRRHMTVSAFDEVTKKKPEKSLVVSLDKHSGRNNQGKITVRHRGGGAKKKYRIIDFKRNKDGIPAKVVAIEYDPNRSANIALVCYADGEKKYILAPVGLKVGHKIMNGPEAEIRVGNALALKDIPVGTQIHNIEMKPGKGGQLVRAAGNVAQLMAKEGKHATLRLPSGEMRLVPIGCRATIGQVGNTDHELVTIGKAGRKRHMGIRPTVRGSVMNPCDHPHGGGEGRAPIGRPSPMTPWGKPALGLKTRKKNKHSNKYIVRSRKKK, from the coding sequence ATGGCGATTAAAAGTTATAGACCATATACACCATCAAGAAGACATATGACAGTGTCAGCATTTGATGAAGTAACTAAGAAAAAACCAGAGAAGTCATTAGTTGTTAGCTTAGATAAACATTCTGGTCGTAATAACCAAGGTAAAATAACTGTAAGACATCGCGGCGGTGGCGCTAAGAAGAAATACAGAATCATAGATTTCAAAAGAAACAAAGATGGTATTCCAGCAAAAGTTGTGGCTATCGAATACGATCCAAACAGATCAGCTAACATTGCATTAGTATGCTATGCTGATGGTGAGAAGAAATACATCTTAGCACCTGTTGGTTTAAAAGTAGGTCACAAAATCATGAACGGACCAGAAGCTGAGATTAGAGTGGGTAATGCATTAGCACTCAAAGATATCCCAGTAGGTACACAAATCCACAATATCGAAATGAAACCTGGTAAAGGTGGACAATTAGTACGTGCAGCTGGTAACGTAGCGCAATTAATGGCTAAAGAAGGTAAACATGCGACTCTTCGTTTACCATCAGGCGAAATGCGTTTGGTTCCAATAGGCTGTCGTGCGACAATCGGTCAAGTAGGTAATACTGATCATGAATTAGTAACAATTGGTAAAGCAGGACGTAAGCGTCATATGGGTATTCGCCCAACAGTTAGAGGTTCTGTAATGAACCCTTGTGATCACCCTCACGGTGGTGGTGAAGGTAGAGCTCCTATCGGTCGTCCAAGTCCAATGACTCCATGGGGTAAACCTGCACTCGGCTTAAAGACAAGAAAGAAAAATAAACATTCTAATAAATACATTGTTCGTAGTCGTAAAAAGAAGTAA
- the rplC gene encoding 50S ribosomal protein L3 — MKALLAKKVGMTQIFNEDGVLVPVTVLEAGPCKVTQVKTEENDGYTAVQIGFVDAKDKHTNKPMQGHFNKAGVEFKRHLKEFKLEGEFEVGQELKADVFAEGDKIDVRGTSKGKGFQGAIKRHGFSIGPKAHGSKYHRSAGSMGNASFPGRVFKGKKLAGHMGAEIVTVQNLEVVKVMPEKNLLLVKGSIPGPKKAVVEIRSAVKGN; from the coding sequence ATGAAAGCATTATTAGCTAAGAAAGTTGGTATGACTCAGATCTTCAATGAAGATGGAGTATTAGTACCAGTAACTGTATTAGAAGCAGGTCCTTGTAAAGTAACACAAGTAAAAACTGAAGAAAATGATGGTTATACTGCAGTTCAAATTGGTTTCGTTGATGCGAAAGATAAACACACTAACAAACCAATGCAAGGTCACTTCAACAAAGCAGGCGTTGAATTCAAGAGACATCTTAAAGAATTCAAACTTGAAGGTGAATTTGAAGTAGGTCAAGAATTAAAAGCTGATGTATTTGCTGAAGGCGATAAAATTGACGTAAGAGGTACTTCAAAAGGTAAAGGTTTTCAAGGTGCAATCAAAAGACATGGTTTTAGTATAGGACCTAAGGCACATGGTTCTAAATATCATAGATCTGCTGGTTCTATGGGTAACGCATCATTCCCAGGTAGAGTTTTCAAAGGTAAAAAACTAGCTGGACATATGGGTGCTGAAATTGTGACAGTTCAAAATTTAGAAGTTGTAAAAGTAATGCCAGAGAAAAACTTATTATTAGTTAAAGGTTCAATTCCAGGACCTAAAAAAGCAGTTGTTGAAATTAGAAGCGCTGTTAAAGGAAACTAA
- a CDS encoding ZIP family metal transporter encodes MFSEFFSWFSIQNPILQAVLATLFTWFLTALGAGLVFFFKKINRNVLNLMLGFAAGVMIAASFWSLLAPAIDMAEAAGKSAWIPAAVGFLLGGAVLYLIDKTLPHLHLGYPEEEKEGVETSWHRSVLLVLAITLHNIPEGLAVGVAFGALAAGIPSASLAGAVALAIGIGIQNFPEGAAVSVPLRREGMSRTKSFLYGQASGMVEPIAGLIGAVAVISMQALLPYALAFAAGAMIYVVVEELIPEAQLDRKTDVATIGVMLGFTVMMILDVSLG; translated from the coding sequence ATGTTTTCTGAGTTTTTTAGTTGGTTTTCAATACAGAACCCTATATTACAAGCTGTACTAGCAACACTTTTTACTTGGTTTTTAACTGCTTTAGGTGCAGGTTTAGTGTTCTTCTTTAAAAAGATTAATCGAAATGTCTTAAATTTAATGTTAGGTTTTGCTGCTGGTGTCATGATTGCAGCAAGCTTCTGGTCTTTATTAGCGCCTGCTATTGATATGGCCGAAGCTGCTGGAAAGTCAGCATGGATTCCTGCCGCTGTTGGTTTCCTACTTGGAGGAGCTGTATTATATCTTATTGATAAAACTCTTCCTCATCTTCATCTTGGTTATCCAGAAGAAGAAAAAGAAGGTGTGGAAACAAGTTGGCATCGAAGTGTCCTATTGGTTCTTGCTATAACACTACACAACATTCCAGAAGGTTTAGCTGTAGGGGTTGCCTTTGGTGCATTGGCAGCGGGTATTCCTTCTGCTTCATTAGCAGGTGCTGTCGCTTTAGCCATCGGTATCGGTATTCAAAACTTCCCAGAAGGTGCGGCTGTTTCTGTTCCTTTAAGACGTGAAGGTATGAGTCGTACCAAAAGTTTCCTTTATGGGCAAGCATCTGGTATGGTTGAACCTATTGCTGGATTAATTGGTGCCGTAGCTGTTATCTCTATGCAAGCTCTTTTACCTTATGCGTTAGCTTTTGCAGCTGGTGCTATGATTTACGTAGTGGTTGAGGAACTTATTCCTGAAGCACAACTTGATAGAAAGACTGATGTAGCAACGATTGGGGTAATGTTAGGGTTTACTGTGATGATGATTTTGGATGTATCCCTAGGGTAG
- the rplX gene encoding 50S ribosomal protein L24 — MRLKKGDLVRVIAGTDKGKEGKVLSVDRKTNRVIVEGVNMITKHVKPSAVNQGGMIHQEAAVSASNVMYVHKGETTRLGVEVKMEERNGRQKAVRYRVAKSTGEIID; from the coding sequence ATGAGACTAAAAAAAGGTGATTTAGTAAGAGTTATTGCTGGTACTGATAAAGGTAAAGAAGGTAAAGTCTTATCAGTAGACAGAAAAACTAATAGAGTAATCGTTGAAGGTGTTAACATGATTACTAAGCATGTTAAGCCAAGCGCAGTTAACCAAGGTGGTATGATACATCAAGAGGCTGCAGTAAGCGCTTCTAACGTAATGTACGTACACAAAGGTGAAACAACACGTTTAGGTGTTGAGGTTAAAATGGAAGAAAGAAACGGCCGTCAAAAAGCTGTACGTTATAGAGTAGCAAAGTCTACTGGAGAGATCATTGACTAG
- the rplV gene encoding 50S ribosomal protein L22: MAKGHRSQIKRERNANKDTRPNAKVSYAKVSATKAKIVLDTVKGKNVREAEAILRYTPRNAARVIEKVLKSAIANAENNLEMDPSTLYIEEAFANQGPTMKRIRPRAQGRAYRIEKKTSHITIILNER; the protein is encoded by the coding sequence ATGGCTAAAGGACATAGAAGTCAGATCAAAAGAGAACGTAATGCAAACAAAGATACTAGACCTAATGCCAAAGTGTCATATGCTAAAGTTTCAGCTACTAAAGCGAAAATTGTACTAGACACTGTAAAGGGTAAAAATGTTAGAGAAGCGGAAGCTATCTTAAGATATACACCAAGAAATGCTGCTAGAGTCATTGAGAAAGTTTTAAAATCAGCGATCGCTAATGCTGAGAATAACTTAGAAATGGATCCAAGCACTCTTTACATTGAAGAAGCTTTTGCAAATCAAGGACCTACGATGAAAAGAATTCGTCCAAGAGCGCAAGGTAGAGCTTATCGTATTGAGAAGAAAACAAGCCACATTACGATTATACTTAATGAGAGATAA
- the rplD gene encoding 50S ribosomal protein L4, with the protein MAKVTVFDMNGKQVGEIELNDAVFGIEVNTHVMHRAVVGHLANKRQGTQSAKTRSEVRGGGAKPWRQKGTGRARQGTIRAPHWTGGGVAFAPKPRDYSQKLNKKERRLALKSALTSKVADQKIIVVDDLTMGEVKTKTFKTALDALNIKKALVVTGEQNVVLSARNIPGVETTKADRLNVYDILKYDAFVVSKADIAKIEEVYA; encoded by the coding sequence ATGGCAAAAGTAACGGTTTTTGATATGAACGGTAAGCAAGTAGGCGAAATCGAACTTAATGATGCAGTATTTGGTATTGAAGTGAATACACACGTTATGCATCGAGCTGTTGTTGGTCACCTTGCTAATAAAAGACAAGGAACACAAAGCGCTAAAACTCGTTCAGAAGTAAGAGGCGGTGGAGCTAAACCATGGCGTCAAAAAGGAACAGGTAGAGCTAGACAAGGTACAATTCGTGCTCCTCACTGGACTGGCGGTGGTGTAGCATTCGCTCCAAAACCAAGAGATTATTCTCAAAAGTTAAACAAGAAAGAAAGAAGATTGGCATTAAAATCTGCTTTAACATCTAAAGTTGCTGATCAAAAAATAATCGTTGTTGATGATTTAACAATGGGTGAAGTTAAAACAAAAACATTTAAAACTGCATTAGATGCTTTAAATATAAAGAAAGCATTAGTTGTAACTGGTGAGCAAAATGTTGTATTATCAGCTAGAAACATCCCTGGTGTTGAAACAACTAAAGCAGATCGTTTAAATGTATATGACATCTTAAAATATGATGCCTTTGTAGTAAGCAAAGCAGACATTGCTAAAATTGAGGAGGTGTATGCATAA
- the rplP gene encoding 50S ribosomal protein L16 — MLMPKRVKRRKQFRGRMKGKATRGNKVNYGDFGIVAQEPGWITSNQIEAARIAMTRYTKRGGQVWIKIFPDKPVTAKPAETRMGKGKGSPEYWVAVVKPGRVMFELGGVDEEIAREALRLAVHKLPIKCKIASREELEMGGDSE; from the coding sequence ATGTTAATGCCTAAAAGAGTAAAACGTCGTAAACAATTCCGTGGTCGTATGAAAGGTAAAGCTACAAGAGGTAACAAAGTCAACTATGGTGATTTTGGTATCGTAGCTCAAGAACCAGGCTGGATCACATCAAATCAAATAGAAGCTGCTCGTATCGCCATGACTCGTTACACAAAACGTGGTGGTCAGGTATGGATCAAAATCTTCCCTGATAAGCCTGTTACAGCAAAGCCTGCTGAAACACGTATGGGTAAAGGTAAAGGATCACCTGAGTATTGGGTAGCTGTTGTTAAACCAGGTCGCGTTATGTTTGAATTAGGTGGCGTAGACGAGGAAATAGCTAGAGAAGCTTTAAGACTAGCAGTACACAAACTACCTATTAAGTGCAAAATAGCTTCTCGCGAAGAACTGGAAATGGGTGGTGATAGCGAATGA
- the rpsC gene encoding 30S ribosomal protein S3, with the protein MGQKVNPHGLRVGVIKDWDSKWYAEKKFADYLVEDHELRTYIKNRLYSAGISKIEIERAAERLKINIHTAKPGIVIGKGGSSIEQLKRELTKLTDKRLIINIVEVKRPEKDAQLVSENVALQLENRVAFRRAMKQSMGRAFKAGAKGIKVSVSGRLGGAEMARTEFYTEGNIPLQTLRADIDYGFAEADTTYGKIGVKVWIYHGEVLPVKEGRDR; encoded by the coding sequence ATGGGACAAAAAGTTAATCCTCATGGTCTTAGAGTCGGTGTTATTAAAGACTGGGACTCAAAATGGTACGCAGAGAAAAAATTTGCTGATTATTTAGTAGAAGATCATGAATTAAGAACCTATATTAAAAATAGATTATACTCAGCTGGTATTTCAAAGATTGAAATCGAAAGAGCTGCTGAAAGATTAAAAATCAATATCCATACTGCTAAGCCAGGTATTGTTATTGGTAAAGGTGGTTCAAGTATTGAACAACTTAAGAGAGAGTTAACTAAGCTTACAGATAAAAGATTAATCATCAACATTGTTGAGGTTAAAAGACCTGAGAAGGATGCCCAATTAGTATCTGAGAACGTAGCTTTACAATTAGAAAACCGTGTTGCTTTCCGTAGAGCGATGAAGCAATCAATGGGTAGAGCATTTAAAGCTGGCGCTAAAGGTATTAAAGTTTCTGTATCTGGTCGTCTAGGTGGAGCAGAGATGGCTCGTACTGAATTCTATACAGAAGGTAATATTCCTTTACAAACTTTACGTGCTGATATCGATTATGGATTCGCAGAAGCGGATACAACTTATGGTAAAATCGGTGTTAAAGTATGGATTTATCATGGAGAAGTTCTTCCAGTTAAGGAAGGGAGAGATCGCTAA
- the rpsQ gene encoding 30S ribosomal protein S17 has product MADRNLRKTRVGVVTSDKMDKTIVVSVVNNVKHPLYGKVMKRTYKLKAHDEENTCHIGDKVKVMETRPLSKDKRWRLVEVIERAK; this is encoded by the coding sequence GTGGCAGATAGAAATTTAAGAAAAACAAGAGTTGGTGTAGTTACTAGTGATAAAATGGATAAAACAATCGTAGTATCTGTTGTTAACAATGTAAAACACCCATTGTACGGAAAAGTAATGAAAAGAACGTATAAATTAAAAGCTCATGATGAAGAGAACACTTGCCATATCGGTGATAAAGTAAAAGTTATGGAAACAAGACCGTTGTCAAAAGACAAAAGATGGAGACTTGTTGAAGTTATCGAAAGAGCTAAGTAA